A genome region from Erigeron canadensis isolate Cc75 chromosome 3, C_canadensis_v1, whole genome shotgun sequence includes the following:
- the LOC122593805 gene encoding heavy metal-associated isoprenylated plant protein 35-like, producing the protein MANLPADQLKTWVLRVYIHCEGCRKKVYKILRNIDGVYKTEIDSQQHKAIVTGSVTGDTLVQKLRKSGKHAEILSEKPPESKKKQSNKKKSDDDGDEPVVLKLEKEAEPKIVVPIETGENNSPPNSKNKKKKKKNKVSPNNETESQQPPPDDDDINNNNPSLDDDELPTMNGDESNKEQQSQIVSPVISDQMGYATPNNLPQPPYFGYYPTDPAYNGMSYNTSYPSSEASYYTPPVYGYAQSHPSAAPYYYNPAPYYRRSVFDDDQEAEADDGKGYCTIM; encoded by the exons ATGGCTAATCTTCCTGCTGACCAACTTAAG ACATGGGTGTTGAGAGTTTATATCCATTGTGAAGGATGTAGaaaaaaagtttacaaaattcTTCGAAACATCGATG GTGTTTATAAGACGGAAATTGATTCTCAACAACACAAAGCTATAGTTACTGGTTCCGTCACTGGTGACACTCTTGTCCAGAAGCTTCGAAAATCAGGTAAGCACGCGGAGATCTTATCCGAAAAACCGCCAGAAAGCAAGAAAAAACAGAGCAACAAAAAGAAatctgatgatgatggtgatgaacCTGTGGTCCTCAAATTAGAAAAAGAGGCAGAACCAAAAATAGTTGTGCCAATTGAGACAGGTGAAAATAACTCGCCACCAAACAGcaaaaataagaagaagaaaaaaaagaataaagttTCGCCAAACAATGAAACCGAAAGCCAGCAACCTCCtcctgatgatgatgatattaataataataatccgtCTCTAGATGATGACGAATTACCAACTATGAATGGAGACGAATCGAATAAGGAGCAGCAATCACAAATCGTGTCGCCGGTAATTAGTGATCAAATGGGTTATGCCACGCCCAACAATTTACCCCAACCTCCGTATTTTGGGTACTATCCAACTGATCCGGCTTATAATGGGATGAGTTACAATACGTCTTATCCGAGTAGTGAAGCGTCCTACTATACTCCACCGGTGTATGGATATGCTCAATCACATCCGTCTGCTGCTCCTTATTATTATAACCCTGCTCCTTATTATCGTAGGAGCGTCTTTGATGATGATCAAGAAGCTGAAGCTGATGATGGAAAGGGATATTGCACTATCATGTGA
- the LOC122593165 gene encoding glutathione S-transferase APIC-like — protein sequence MAIKVYGSMYSAATLRVLLCLAEKDLDFELINVDLASGEHKMPHMLARNPFGQIPAFEDGDVKLFESRAISQYISTKYADRGTELINKDPKKAAEESVWIQVESLKFEPVMGALAWELRMKPLLLGMKGDKAIVKKEKKVLENLLDVYEERLRESKYVGGDSFSLADMYHIVLIKFLMDTEIREVFDARSHLSAWVKSLFARPACVKVFGVLAH from the exons ATGGCTATCAAAGTGTATGGTTCCATGTATTCAGCTGCAACTCTTCGTGTCCTGCTTTGCCTTGCAGAGAAGGATCTTGATTTCGAGCTCATTAACGTTGATCTGGCCTCCGGCGAACACAAAATGCCTCACATGCTTGCACGCAAT CCATTTGGCCAAATTCCGGCATTTGAGGATGGTGATGTCAAACTCTTTG AATCAAGGGCAATATCACAATATATATCCACAAAATACGCCGATAGGGGGACAGAGCTGATAAACAAGGATCCAAAGAAGGCGGCAGAGGAATCAGTGTGGATACAAGTGGAGTCCTTAAAATTTGAACCCGTGATGGGGGCCTTGGCTTGGGAGCTACGCATGAAGCCGTTGTTACTTGGAATGAAAGGCGACAAGGCAATCGTGAAGAAGGAGAAAAAGGTGTTGGAGAACTTGCTGGATGTGTACGAAGAACGGCTGAGAGAGAGCAAGTATGTCGGTGGAGATAGCTTCTCCTTGGCAGACATGTACCACATTGTGTTGATCAAGTTCTTGATGGACACCGAGATACGAGAGGTGTTCGATGCGCGATCGCATTTGAGCGCATGGGTTAAGAGTCTTTTTGCCAGGCCTGCTTGTGTGAAGGTTTTTGGTGTGCTTGCTCACTGA
- the LOC122593265 gene encoding dephospho-CoA kinase yields MRVIGLTGGIATGKSTVSNLFKANAFPVVDADVIARDVLKRGSGGWKKVVAAFGDDVLLENGEVDRVKLGHIVFTDPSKRQLLNRLLAPYISFGIFWEVFKLWMKGCKIIILDVPLLFEAKIDRWTMPVIVVWVDPETQLQRLMARDRTSAQDAQNRINSQMPLDIKRSKADIVIDNNGSLEDLHESFKKVLDQVTKPLTWTEFWLSRQGAIVALVSIFSGVIGCKKMLARL; encoded by the exons ATGAGAGTAATAGGTCTGACCGGTGGAATTGCGACCGGCAAAAGCACTGTCTCCAATCTCTTCAAAGCTAACGCCTTTCCCGTCGTCGATGCTGACGTCATCGCACGC GATGTATTGAAGAGAGGTAGTGGTGGTTGGAAAAAAGTCGTGGCAGCTTTTGGGGATGATGTATTGCTTGAAAATGGGGAAGTCGACCGCGTTAAGCTCGGCCACATTGTATTTACCGATCCTTCAAAACGCCAGCTTCTTAATAG GCTTCTTGCCCCTTACATTTCATTTGGTATATTTTGGGAAGTTTTCAAGCTGTGGATGAAGGGTTGTAAGATTATCATCCTTGACGTACCCTTGTTGTTTGAGGCCAAAATTGATCGTTGGACAATGCCGGTAATTGTTGTGTGGGTTGATCCTGAAACTCAACTTCAACGTCTCATGGCCAGGGACAGAACATCTGCACAAGATGCTCAGAACAGGATAAACTCCCAGATGCCTCTTGATATAAAAAGGTCAAAAGCAGACATAGTGATTGATAATAATGGATCTTTAGAGGACTTGCATGAAAGTTTCAAGAAGGTATTAGATCAGGTTACCAAACCATTAACATGGACTGAGTTCTGGCTTTCAAGACAGGGTGCTATAGTGGCTTTAGTATCAATATTTTCAGGTGTTATTGGATGCAAGAAGATGCTTGCACGATTATGA
- the LOC122591362 gene encoding glutathione S-transferase PARB-like, producing MAIKFYGTIGSTSAFRALVGLVEKDIEFEFVPVSTATKEHKSPNFLALHPFGQVPAFQDGDLTLFESRAITKYIEEAYPNKGTSLISKDVKKRAIQTVWGEVEALRYEPTSIKLVWELAVKPKRGLIIDEAIVKESESKLTEILDVYEARLKESKYLGGESFSLVDLHHLPNTHYLMGTKVKRLFDERPHVSAWASDILSRPAWVKVTSMSNK from the exons ATGGCGATCAAATTTTACGGAACCATCGGTTCAACATCGGCTTTTAGGGCTCTGGTTGGCCTGGTTGAGAAGGATATCGAGTTTGAGTTCGTTCCGGTTAGTACTGCTACCAAGGAACACAAGTCACCTAACTTCCTTGCTCTCCATCCATTTGGTCAAGTTCCTGCCTTTCAGGATGGCGATCTCACTCTTTTCG AATCAAGGGCAATCACGAAGTACATAGAAGAGGCATATCCCAATAAGGGAACATCTCTAATATCCAAAGATGTAAAGAAAAGGGCGATACAAACAGTGTGGGGTGAAGTAGAAGCTCTAAGATACGAACCAACGTCTATAAAGCTAGTTTGGGAGCTAGCTGTGAAGCCGAAGCGTGGACTTATAATCGATGAGGCAATCGTGAAAGAATCCGAAAGTAAGCTAACAGAAATTTTAGATGTATATGAAGCGCGGCTTAAGGAGAGCAAGTATTTGGGGGGAGAGAGCTTCTCACTGGTTGATCTTCATCACTTACCAAACACGCATTACTTGATGGGAACAAAAGTGAAGAGGTTGTTTGATGAACGTCCTCATGTGAGCGCGTGGGCTTCTGATATCCTTTCAAGGCCAGCTTGGGTGAAGGTTACATCCATGAGTAACAAGTGA